A region from the Ptychodera flava strain L36383 chromosome 12, AS_Pfla_20210202, whole genome shotgun sequence genome encodes:
- the LOC139144735 gene encoding uncharacterized protein — MVRSNTRKIGATDVQSNTSYRLAMQEIEDARFCWGLCCAPGLVTGVIVCIYFIIFLPTGLFLTMIGGRKKSDLIPVGVVVIVAPIIGFLIFISTRWHRNRARRKSERERSASIVEITKQDDIVMVT; from the exons ATGGTGAGATCAAACACGAGAAAGATAGGTGCGACGGACGTGCAGTCCAACACAAGTTATCGATTGGCCATGCAAGAAATTGAAG ATGCTCGTTTTTGTTGGGGACTGTGTTGTGCTCCCGGATTGGTCACTGGTGTCATCGTTTGTATATACTTCATTATCTTTCTGCCTACAG GTCTCTTTCTTACGATGATTGGCGGGCGGAAAAAGTCTGACCTGATACCAGTTGGAGTTGTGGTTATTGTAGCTCCGATCATTGGATTTTTGATATTCATCTCGACGAGATGGCACAGAAACCGAGCCAGGAGGAAGTCTGAACGGGAAAGGTCTGCAAGCATCGTGGAGATAACGAAGCAGGATGatattgtcatggtaacttaG